The sequence below is a genomic window from Ottowia sp. SB7-C50.
CTGGAAGTGCTGTTCAACATGCAGACCGTGTACGGCGACCCGCGCTATCGCCCCAGCCCGTGGCTGCGCCGGCGCGGCGCCATCGGGCTGAGCCTGATGCATGAAGAGGAGTGACGCCCTGAGTCGCTGGGCGCCTCCCCAAGCGGGAAAGACGCCAGCGCCCGGGCCAGGCCTGCTCCGTCGCCCCTGACTGGCGCATCAGCCAGAAAATGGCGTTTTGCGCATAATGGATAAGCGCAGTGCGCTATTCAAACAGTAGCAATCAGGAGTCCGCATGACCACACCCCAAGACGGCGACTTCAAGGCCCCCGCAGGCTCCGGCCAGCCGCCCGCCGCGGCGCCCCAGGGCATCATCGCCGACCCCAACGCCCTGCTGCAGGCCGAGATCGACCGCGTCGTGCTCGAACAGACCGGGCGCAGCGCCGAAGAATTGCGCGAGCTGGAAGCCATGGAGCAATTGCCGCCGCTCAGCGACGAGGAGCTCGCCCGCCAGGCCGAGGCCGACCCCGGCGCCGACGGCGATCCGTCCACCCCCGAATAAGCCCCGACCCGCCATGGCCGCCGAACTGCGCAGCACCTTTGAAGGCAGCACCATGGTGCTGACCATCAGCAACCCCGAGCATCGCAACGCGCTCAGCCCCGAGATGTACGCCGCGGGCGTCGAGGCGCTGAACGTTGCCGAGACCAACCCCGACGTGCGCTGCGTGGTGCTGACGGGCGAAGGCGAAGTCTTCTGCGCCGGCGGCAATCTGCAGCGCCTGCTGGGCAACCGCCAGAAACCGCCGCAGGTGCAGGCGCAGAGCATCGAGCAGCTGCACAGCTGGGTCGAGGCGATCCGCGCCTTTCCCAAGCCCATCATCGCGGCCGTGGAAGGGCCGGCGGCCGGGGCGGGCTTTTCGCTGGCGCTGGCGTGCGACCTGATCGTGGCGGCGCGCAATGCGGTGTTCGTCATGGCCTACAGCTCGGTGGCCCTGTCGCCCGACGGCGGCGGCAGCTGGAGCCTGTCGCACCTGCTGCCGCGCCAGCTGGTGAACGAGCTGCTGATGGGCGGCGAGCGCATCGGCGCCCAGCGGCTGCATGAACTGGGCGTGGTCAACCGCCTGTGCGACGCCGGCCAGGCGCTGGGCACGGCGTTTGAATGGTCGGGCAAGCTGGCCGCGCGCGCGCCCAACGTGATGGCCAGCATCAAGGAGCTGGTGGGCGACGCCGCCAGCCGCACGCTGCCCGAACAGCTGGCCGCCGAGCGCGACCATTTCGTGAAAAACCTGCACCATCCGAACGGCGGCATCGGCATCTCCGCTTTTCTAAACAAGCAGACCCCGCGCTACGAGTGACAGCGCGCTGCGCCGCGCCCTGGCCCCAGGGCGTGTGCGCCCATGCGGCACGCGCACGCGCGCACGGCCGTCCCCCGAGCGACAATCCCCACTGCGCAAGTCACTCACACGACAGAACATGGACGACCCCATCCTTACGATGGAAGAACGCACGGCGATCAACAGTGGTCGCTGGTTTTCTTCTCTTTCACCTTCGCTGCGACACGACATCCTCCGATGCGCCCACGTCAAACGCTATCAGGACGGCGATCTCATCAGCAGCCGGGGCGATCCGGCCGAGCAATGGATCGCCTGTGCGCGCGGCTCGGTGCGGGTGTGCTCGACCACGCTGACGGGCAAGCAGATCACGCTGACCTATGTCGAGCCGGGCATCTGGTTCGGCGATGTGGCGCTGTTCGACGGCGACCGGCGCACGCACGACGCTTATGCGCACGGCCCGACCACCATCGTGGTCATCTCGCGCACGGACTTCCAGAAAATCCTGACCCATCACCCCGAGTTGTACGAGGCGCTGCTGAAGCTGCACGCGCGGCGCATCCGTCTGCTGTTCGGCCAGGTGGAAGACCTGAATACGCTGCCGCTGCGCGCGCGGCTGGCCAAGCAGCTGGGGCACCTGCTGCGCAGCTATGGCACGCCGACGGGCACGGGCGACGACGAGGTGCGCATCACCCTGCAACTGGCGCAGGAAGAGCTGGCGCAACTGCTGGGGGCCTCGCGCCAGCGCGTCAACCAGGAACTCAAGACCATGGAACGCGAGGGCGTGCTGCGCATCGAGCCCAGCGGGCTGGTGGTGCGCGATCGTTCGGCGCTGCAGCGCATCGCCGTCGCGGAGGAATGACATGACCCAGACCGAACAATTCGTCGGCACGCGGCCGGTGTCCGAGGCACATGCCTTCGACGTGCAGGCGCTTTCCCAATGGCTTGCCGACCACCTGGACGGGTTCGAGGGTCCGCTGTCGGTCGAGATGTTCAAGGGCGGCCAGTCCAACCCCACCTACAAGCTGATCACGCCGCGCCAGAGCTACGTGATGCGCGCCAAGCCCGGCCCGGTGGCCAAGCTGCTGCCGTCGGCACACGCCATCGAGCGCGAGTTTGCCGTGATGAGCGGCCTGGCCGGCACCGACGTGCCCGTGGCGCGCATGCATGCGCTGTGCGAGGACGAATCCGTCATCGGCCGCGCGTTCTACGTGATGGAGTTCGTGCAGGGCCGCGTGCTGTGGGACCAGACCCTGCCCGGCATGACGCACGAGCAGCGCGGCGCCATCTACGACGAGATGAACCGCGTCATCGCCGCGCTGCACAAGGTCGACTACCAGGCGCGCGGCCTCGCGAGCTACGGCAAGCCGGGCAACTACTTCGAGCGCCAGATTGGCCGCTGGAGCAAGCAGTACCTGGCCAGCGTCACGCAGCCCATTCCCGAGATGGATCGCCTGATCGAATGGCTGCCCACGCACATTCCCGCCGCCGCCCGGGACGAAAGCCTGACGTCGATCGTCCACGGCGACTACCGGCTGGACAACATGATCTTCCACCCCACCGAGCCGCGCGTGCTGGCCGTGCTGGACTGGGAACTGTCCACGCTGGGCCATCCGCTGGCCGACTTCAGCTACCACTGCATGGCCTGGCACATCCCGCCGGGCGCGTTTCGCGGCATCGGCGGCGTGGACGTGCAAAGCCTGGGCATCCCGACCGAGGGCGAGTACATCCGCCGCTATTGCGAGCGCACCGGCTTTGCCACGCCCGAAGCGCTGGCACCGGACTGGAACTTCTATCTGGCCTACAACATGTTCCGCATCGCCGCCATTCTGCAAGGCATTGCCAAGCGGGTGGAAGCCGGCACCGCCAGCAGCGCGCAGGCCCGGGCCAGCGGCGCGGGCGCGCGCCCCATGGCCGAACTGGCCTGGGGATTTGCGCAAAAAGCATAGCAAGCTAGCCAGGCGCAGCAAGCGCCGGGCACCGTTTTATTCTGATTCGTAACGCCAAGGAGACACGATGGAATTCGACTACAGCCCCAAGGTCAAGGACATGCAGGCCCGGCTGCTGGCCTTCATGGACGAGCACGTGTACCCGAACGAGCGCGTGTTCTTCGAGGAAATCGCTGCCAACCGCGCCAAGGGCAACGCATGGGTGCCCACCAAGATCGTGGAAGAGATCAAGCCCAAGGCGCGCGCCGCCGGCCTGTGGAACCTGTTTCTGCCCAAGTCGCCGCGCGCGCCCGAGGGCCTCTCCAACCTGGAATACGCGCCGCTGTGCGAAATCATGGGCCGCGTGCCCTGGGCGCCCGAGGTGTTCAACTGCTCGGCGCCCGACACGGGCAACATGGAAACCATCGAGCGCTACGGCTCCGAGGCCAACAAGGACGAATGGCTGGAGCCGCTGCTCAAGGGCGAAATCCGCTCGGCCTTTTTGATGACCGAGCCGGCCGTGGCCTCGTCCGACGCCACCAACATTGAATGCAGCATGCGCCGTGAAGGCGATGAATACGTCATCAACGGCCGCAAGTGGTGGTCGTCGGGCGCGGGCGACCCGCGCTGCAAGGTCTACATCGTGATGGGCAAGACCGACCCCGAGGCGCCGCGCCATTCGCAGCAGTCCATGATCCTGGTGCCGGCCGATGCCAAGGGCGTCACCGTGGTGCGCCCCTTGAGCGTGTTCGGCTACGACGACGCACCGCACGGCCACATGGAAGTGGTGCTGAAAGACGTGCGCGTGCCGGTGGGCAACCTGCTGATGGGCGAAGGCCAGGGCTTTGCCATCGCGCAGGGCCGCCTCGGCCCAGGCCGCATCCACCACTGCATGCGCAGCATCGGCGCCGCCGAGCGCGCGCTGGAGCTGATGTGCAAGCGCCTGAACCAGCGCGTGGCCTTTGGCAAGCCCATCAGCACGCAAGGCGTGTGGCGCGAGCGCATTGCCGAGGCGCGCTGCATGATTGAACAGGCGCGCCTGCTCACGCTGAAGGCCGCCTACATGATGGACACCGTGGGCAACAAGGTGGCGCAGGCCGAGATCGCCATGATCAAGATCGTGGCGCCCAACATGGCCTGCCAGATCGTCGACTGGGCCATTCAGGCGCACGGCGGCGGCGGCGTGAGCGACGACTTCCCGCTGGCCTACGCCTACGCCCACCAGCGCACGCTGCGCCTGGCCGACGGGCCGGACGAAGTGCACCGCAACGCGCTGGCCAAGCTGGAACTGGCCAAGCACATGCTGAACCCGAAGGAAGTGGAAATGCCCATCACGCGCGGCAGTTGATGGCGCTGCGCTGTGGGCCCAATCGACCTGTGGCACTCGTCTTATCTGCGTAGCTTGCTATTTTTTTAGCAGCAAACACGACCCGCCACCCGGCGGGTTATTCTTTGGTGACGCCCAGACTGGGTTGCAGCGTGAACTGTGCAACCTCCCCCTCAAGGAGCCCGACATGATCGACGTCTATTCCTGGCCCACGCCCAACGGCCACAAGGTACACATCATGCTGGAGGAATGCGGCCTGCCCTGGCGCGTGCACGCGGTCGACATCGGCCAGGGCGATCAGTTCACACCCGACTTCCTGGCCATCAGCCCCAACAACAAGATCCCCGCCATCGTCGACCACGATGGGCCGGATGGCGCGCCGATCTCCCTCTTCGAATCCGGCGCCATCCTGCTTTACCTGGCGGGCAAGACCGGCCGCTTTCTGCCGGCCGACGTGCGCGGCAAGTACGACGCGCTGCAGTGGCTCATGTTCCAGATGGGCGGCGTCGGCCCCATGCTGGGCCAGGCGCACCACTTCCGTATCTACGCGCCTGAGCGCATCGACTACGCCGTCAACCGCTACACCAACGAAGCCAGGCGCCTGTACGGCGTGATGGACCGCCAGATAGCCCACACCGGCGCCTACATCGCCGGCGCTGAATACAGCGTGGCCGACATCGCCATCTACCCCTGGCTGCGCAGTTGGCAGAACCAGGGCATCGACTGGGCCGACCACCCGCACCTGAAAAGCTGGTTCGACCGCGTCGGCGACCGGCCCGCAGTGCAGAAAGGCGTGCAGGTTCTGGCGGATCGCCGCAAACCCACTCGCACCGACGCCGAAAAGGAAGTGCTGTTCGGCCAAACCCAGTACCAACGCCGCTGACGCCGCCACAGGTTAGAATTCGCCTTTCGTCGGAGCGTAGCGCAGCCTGGTAGCGCATCTGCTTTGGGAGCAGAGGGTCGCGAGTTCGAATCCCGCCGCTCCGACCATTTCATACACAATGAAGGCCCGCATCGTCGGGCCTTCATTCTTTCTGCCCGTAGCTCAACTGGATAGAGCAGCTGCCTTCTAAGCAGCAGGTCGGGGGTTCGAGTCCCTCCGGGCAGGCCATCCACACCCCGGTAGTGCACTGATCCCACATCAGTCACCACACGTTCATGCGTGGTCGCTGACGGCGTTACGCGCACACTGTATTTCAGTTTGATGACAGTCACATGTCCACGGTAGCAGCGAAAGCGCCGTTGCGCTAGGATGCCGCGCGTTTAGACGAGCCATTCAGCCTGTGCCGCGCGGTCCACGAATTGATCGCGCAGGCGCGGCCCGATGCGTGGGCCAACCCTGCGGCTCGCAACTGTCGCCGTATTCACACCATAGGACCTGCCGCCATGCGCGCCATCAAAGAAGCCCGTAAATACATCGAGCGCAAGCCCGACGACGCCCGCGCCAAGACACTCTCGCGTCTGGTGCTGGCGCTCGAATCCGAGGCCGATTTCCCCATCGCCGATCTCTACAAGCTGGACCTTGCCCGCTTCAAGCTGGCGCTTGAAATCCTGGACGAATGGCGCCTGGATCGTCACTACGCCAGCAAGGCGAAGTTGTTCGATGTCTCGCTGCAACTGGCGGTGCTGGGCCCTGTCGAGTCGACTGCGACGGACGATGCTGCCTCCAAAGGGGCAGGCGAAAGTGCCGACAAACCGGGCAAGCCGCCCAAGGACAAATAAGAAGGCGCGGTTAACCGATCACGGGCGTGCGTTGCCACGCGCGCATGGCGCATGCCGGTGTCGCCATCAAAACCGGTCGTGACCGGCCACCACGGCGCGCAGACACAGGTCATCGCCGACGGGCCGAACCTCGCGCCACTCCAGCGTCACCGCTTCGCTTAGCTGCGTGAACGGGCCCATCGCCGCGATGCCGGCCCCCTCACCCAACAGTTTCGGCGCTTGGTAGAGCAGCAACTCGTCGACCAGGCCCTCGCGCAGCAGCGACCCATTCAGTTTATGCCCCGCCTCGACATGCACTTCGTTGACTTCACGGCGGGCCAGATCCTTCAACATGGCCGCCAGGTCCACCTTGCCCTGCGGATTGGCCAGGGTGACGACTTCGGCGCCCAGCCCTTGCAGTGCCTGCCGGCGCGTTTCATCGTCCACCGCTGCATACACGTGGATGGGCCGCTGCACCGCCGACCACAAGCGTGCTGAGGGCGGCAGTTCGAGCCGGCTGTCGACCACCACCAGCGCAGGCTGGCGCGCCACCTGCGGCAAGCGCACGTTCAACAGCGGGTCGTCCTCCAGCACCGTGCCGATGCCGGTCAGCACCGCATCGGCACGCGCGCGCCATCGATGGCCATCCTCGCGCGCAGCTCCAGAGGTGATCCACTGACTCACACCGTTAGGCAGCGCCGTGCGCCCATCCAGCGAACTCGCCGCCTTCATGCGAACCCAGGGCGTGCCGCGCACCATGCGGCTGAAGAACCCCAGATTGAGCGCTCTCGCGGCTTCGGCGCCTGGGCCTACATCGACCACGACGCCGGCAGCACGCAACCTGGCAAATCCCTGCCCGGCGACCCGGGGGTTGGGGTCTTCGAGCGCTGCGACGACCCGCGCCACCCCGGCGGCAATCAAGGCATCGCAGCAGGGCCCGGTGCGTCCGTGGTGGGCGCACGGCTCCAGGGTGACATAAGCGGTCGCGCCATGCGTCGTATGGCCGCGCCGGGCAGCATCGCGCAGCGCCATCACTTCGGCATGCGGCTGGCCCACCGGCTGGGTGTGTCCCTCGCCAATCAAGGACCCATCCGCGCCGACCAGCACGCAGCCCACGGCCGGGTTGGGCGGACAGATCAGCCGCGCCTCTTCAGCCAGCGCCAAGGCGCGGGTCATGAGTTCCGTGTCGGCCAAATGGGGCGTCATGCCATTCAAGTCATCTGAAAGCAAAAAAGCCTGCTACTGTAAACGTAGCAGGCTTCGCTTGTCTGTGGCGGAGAAGGAGGGATTCGAACCCTCGATACGGTAAACCGTATACCGGATTTCGAGTCCGGCGCATTCGACCACTCTGCCACCTCTCCTAGGTTCGTGTGGAACCGCAAATTATATCAGCCGTCAGGCCGTCAGAATTTCCCTGCCGTCCAGGTAGGGCTGAAGTGCCTTGGGGATGGTGATCGAGCCATCGGCGTTCTGGTGGTTTTCCAGCACGGCCACCAGCGCGCGCCCGACCGCCAGTCCGCTGCCGTTGAGCGTGTGCACCAGTTCGTTCTTGCCTGCCGCCGTCTTGAAGCGGGCCTGCATGCGGCGCGACTGGAAGGCCTCGCAATTGCTGACCGACGAAATCTCGCGGTAGGTGTTCTGCGCCGGCACCCACACTTCCAGGTCGTAAGTCTTGGTCGCGCCGAACCCCATGTCGCCAGTGCACAGCAGCACCACGCGATACGGCAACTCAAGCTTCTGCAGCACGGCTTCGGCATGGCCCACCATTTCCTCCAGCGCCTCATAGCTCTTGTCGGGGTGGGTGATCTGCACCATCTCGACCTTGTCGAACTGGTGCTGGCGAATCATGCCGCGCGTGTCGCGGCCCGCGCTGCCGGCCTCTGAGCGAAAGCACGGGGTGTGCGCGGTCAGCTTGACGGGCAATTCGGCCTCGGCCAGTATTTCACCGCGCACCAGGTTGGTCAGCGACACTTCGGACGTGGGGATCAGGTACAGCGGGTCGCCTTCGCCTTCCTGGCCGCCCTTCTTGGCGGCAAACAGGTCGGCTTCGAACTTGGGCAACTGCCCCGTGCCGCGCAGCGTATCGGCGTTGACGATGTAGGGCGTGTAGCACTCGGTATAGCCGTGCTGACGGGTCTGCAGGTCCAGCATGAACTGCGCCAGCGCACGATGCAGCCGCGCCACCGGCCCGCGCATGAAGGAAAAACGCGTGCCGGCCAGCTTGACACCGGCCTCGAAATCCAGGCCCAGCGGCTCGCCCAACTCCACGTGGTCGCGGACAGGAAAGTCGAAGACGCGCGGCGCCAGTCCATGCGGCGCCCAGCGGCGCATCTCCTGGTTGGCGTGCTCGTCAGCGCCGACCGGCACGCTGTCGTGCGGCAGGTTGGGCACCGCCAGCAGCAGCGCCTGCATCTCGGCCTGCAGCGCGTCCAGCCGGGTGGCAGAAGCATCGAGCTCGTCCTTGATGCTGGCGACCTGCGCCATCAGCTCGTCCGCCGACTCGCCCTTGGCCTTGCGCTGGCCGATCTGCTTGCTGGCTGAGTTGCGCTGCGCCTGCAGTTCTTCGGTGCGGGTCTGCAATTGCTTGCGCTCGGATTCAAGCGCCTGGAACGCCGCTACGTCGAGAAATGGCTGCGGATTCTTGCGGGTTTGCAGGCGCGCGACAACGCCATCGAGATCTTTGCGGAGCAGGAGCGGATCAAGCATGTACCGATTGTAGGCGGCGCCAGCCGCACGGCCACCGGCCCGCCAATGATTGAAAATTAGGGCGCCAGCGCTTGTCTCATGAGCGCCCGAAGCTATAAAAACAATAGCTTCGTTGCTTCAACGCAAGTGCGCCAGCCTGTCCTCGGCCGCCCCGTCCAGCTTCAATCCCTTGGGCAGCGGAAATTTCACCGTTTCCTCGATGCCGTCGAGCGTGCGCACCGACATGGCGCCCAGCGCGCGCAGGCGCTCGATCACCTGGCGCACCAGCACGTCGGGCGCCGAAGCGCCCGCCGTCAGGCCGATGCGCGACTTGCCGTGCAGCCATTCGGGCTGGATCTCGTCGGCCCCGTCCACCATGTGGGCGTCCACCCCCAGCTTGCGCGCCACTTCGCGCAGGCGGTTGCTGTTGCTGCTGGTCGGGCTGCCGACGACGATGACCACGTCCACCTCGCGCGACAGCAGCTTGACGGCGTCCTGCCGGTTCTGCGTGGCGTAGCAGATGTCCTGCTGCTTCGGCTCGCGGATGGCCGGAAAGCGCGCCCGCACGGCGGCGGTGATTTCGGCCGCGTCGTCCACGCTCAGCGTGGTCTGCGTCACCACGGCCAGCTTGTCGGTCTGCAGCGGCTGGATGCGGGCCACGTCAGCCACGTCTTCCACCAGGTGAATGCCGCTGTCGAGCTGGCCCATGGTGCCCTCGACCTCGGGGTGGCCCTTGTGGCCGATCATGACGAATTCGTAGCCTTCGCGGTGCAGCTTGGCCACTTCGACGTGCACCTTGCTGACCAGCGGGCAGGTGGCGTCGAACACGCGAAAGCCGCGCCGTTCGGCCTCGCGCTCGACCGACTTGGGCACACCGTGGGCACTGAACACCAGCGTGGCGCCCGGCGGCACGTCGGCCAGGTCTTCGATGAAGATCGCGCCCTTGGCCTTGAGGTCTTTCACCACGTAGGTGTTGTGCACGATTTCGTGCCGCACATAGATCGGCGCGCCAAATTTGGTCAACGCGCGCTCGACGATCTCGATGGCGCGGTCGACACCGGCGCAGAAGCCGCGCGGTTCGGCCAGCAGGATGTCGCTCATCACAGCACTCCGATGATCTCGACCTCGAAGGTCACGGGCTGGCCGGCCAGCGGGTGGTTGAAGTCGAGCTTCAGCGCCCCGTCTTCGCGCAAGGCCTGCACCACGGCGGCAAACTGGCCCTGGCCGTCCGGCGTGGGCAGGTGGATGACTTCACCGACGTCATACCGCTCCTGCGGATCGCCCATGCTGTCCAGCTCCTTGCGTGCCAGCCACTGCACCATGTCGGGGTTGCGCTCGCCAAAGGCGACGCCGGACGGCAGATCGAATGTGGCGTGCGCGCCCTCGGCCAGGCCGAGCAGGCGCTCTTCGACCGCCGGCGACAGCTCGCCCGCGCCCAGCGACAGCGTGGCCGGCTGGCCGCCAAAGGTGTTGACGATGTCGCCCTGCGGTCCGGCCAGGCGGTAGTGCAGGGTCAGAAAAGAATCGGGTTGGACGTGGGCCATGGTGTTCGGTCGAATAGCGGATTCTAGGAAACCCGCTATGGCCCCGCCGACCGGGGGGGCATGGGCGCGCCACGCGGGCGCGGCGCGGCCCCACATGCCCGGCGTTCTAGTTCCGTCGCGGGAACGGCACGTCCCGCCGATCCCGCCATTCACGCGACGTGACGGCGCGGCCGGGATAATCGGCACAACGATTGTAGAAAGCCCGTTGCGTGAACCTGAAAGCCCTGCCGCCCGACGCCCGCCCGCGCGAGAAGCTGCTGGCGCGCGGCGCTGCTGCACTCAGCGATGCCGAGCTGCTGGCGCTGTTGCTGCGCACCGGCACGGCCGGTCGCGGCGTGCTGCAGATGGCGCAGGAAGTGCTGGACGCGTTTGGCGGCCTGGCCGGCCTGCTGCACGCCGGTGCGGACGACCTCAAGCGCATCAAGGGCCTGGGCGGCAGCGCCAAGCGCGCCGAGCTGGTGGCCGTGCTGGAGCTGGCGCGCCGCGCGCTGGCCGAGCAGCTGCGGGAGCGCGCGGTGTTCGATTCGTCCGCCGCGGTGAAGGACTACCTGCAGCTGCAGCTGGCCGCGCGCCCGCATGAAGTGTTCGCCGTGCTGTTTCTGGACGCGCAGCACCGGATGATCGCGCTGGAAGAGCTGTTTCGCGGCACGCTGACGCAGACCAGCGTGTACCCGCGCGAGGTGGCGCTGCGGGCGCTGCACCACCACGCCGCCGCCGTGGTGCTGGCGCACAACCACCCGAGCGGCGGCGTGCAGCCCAGCCGCGCCGACGAAGCGCTGACGCAGAGCCTGAAGTCGGCGCTGGCGCTGATCGACGTGCGGGTGATCGACCACGTGATCGTCGCGCCCGGCCAGGCGCTGTCGATGGCGGAAAAGGGCTTGGTATGACCTGCGACCCTGAGTGGACATGAAGGCCAAGTCTTTCCAGGAGCTGAAGGCCATCCGCGCGCGGTTGGCCGAGGCCGAGGCGCGCGCCGCCCAGCAAGCCGCGGCCCGCGCCGCCGCCGCGAAGAAGGCACAGGCCGACCAGAACCTGTTCGCCCGCGCCATCGGCGCCACGCAACCGCTGCGCGCACATGGCCGCGTGGTGCATGCGCCCTCGCCCACGCCGCCCGAGCCACGCCAGCGCGCGCTGGACGAACGTGCCGTACTGCGCGAAGCCATCTCCGACGAGTTCGACGCCAGCACATTGCTGGAGGTGGACGAACACCTGAGCTTCCGCCGCCCCGGCATCGGCCCCGATGTGGCGGCACGGCTGCGGCGCGGCCACTGGGCGGTGCAGGGCCAGATCGATCTGCACGGCCTGCGCACCGACGAGGCGCGCGAAGCACTCGGCGCCTTTCTGCGCGACGCGCAGCGCGCCGGCCTGCGCTGCGTGCGCGTGGTGCATGGCAAGGGCCTGGGCTCGCCCGGCCGGGCGCCGGTGCTCAAGGCCAAGGTGCATGGCTGGCTGGTGCAAAAGCAGGAAGTGCTGGCCTTCGTGCAGGCCAAGCCGCTGGAAGGCGGCGCGGGCGCCTTGCTGGTGTTGCTGGCAGGCGCGGGCACTCGGTCCTGAGGTCTTCGGCGCCATCGCTTTCAGCCACCTGCGCGGGCAGGCGTGGCACGCCCCATCAGCGCGCCGGCTGGGCCTCGCGCGACGCCTGCACCGCTCGCCAGGCCAGCAGGGCCAGCGCCAGCATCGCCGGCGCGGCCAGCGCCGCAAAGGCCACGCGGTAGCTGCCCGACGCGCTGGCCAGCGCGCCGAACGCGGGCGAGCCGCACACCACGCCCATGAAGGTGAACATCAGCGTGCCGCCCGTCGCCGTGCTGGCCTGCCCCGGCGGCGCCTGGCGCGCCACCGTGGCCAGGTACACGCCGTTCCAGCCGATGGCCGACGCGCCCAGCAGCGCCACCACGGCCCAGATCAGCGCCGTCGGCCACGCCGGCTGCAGGCCCGCGGTGAGCAGGCTGCCGACGATCATCAGCGTCGCCAGCAGCATCAGCGTGTTGCGCGGGCCCAGCCCCCGGTCGGCCACCGCGCCCCGAGGCGATGCGACCCACCACGCCGGCCAGCTGCGACACCGACAGCGCCGCGCCAGCGGCCAGCAGCGTCATGCCCAGCGACTCGTGCAGGTAGGTCACCATGTACGCCGTCACCGACACCTGCACCGCCGAAAACAGGAACGAGCACGCCGCCAGCACCGCCAGCGAGCGGTGCCCCAGCACCATGCCCACCGGCTTGAACAGCGCCGCCAGCGCCAACGGCTGATCGGGCTGGCGGTCGGCATCGAGCGGCGCACGCAGCGGCTGCGACGCCACCGCGCACAGCAGGCAGGCAGCGGCGACCACCGCCAGCGCGCCCTGCCAGCCCACCCACAGCGACAAGCCCGGCACCAGCGCACCGGCCAGCATGCCGCCCGCGGGCACGCCGGTCTGCTTGACGGAAAACACCAGCGCCATGCGATGCGCCGGCGTGGTCAGCACCAGCAGGTGCGAGCTGGCGGGCGTGATCGGCCCGTAGCCGGCGCCAATGAACAGCGCACCCAGGGCCACCGCGGGCCACCACGGCAGCGCGCACAGCAGCAGCCCCACCGTGCAGCACAGCAGGCCGACCTGGCTGACGCGGATCGCGCCCCAGCGCCGGACCAGCGTGCCGCCCACCAGGCTCGACAGCATGGCCGCCAGGTAGCACAGCCCCACGTACACACCGACCAGCGCTGCCGGCACGCCCAGCCCGCGCGCCACCGTGGGCGCCATGGCGGGCAGCGTCAGCAAGGCCATCGACACCATGGCCTGGATCGCCGTGGTGATGCCCAGGCTCCACCAGCCGCTGGGCGCGCCGGGCGCCAGCCCGGGCGGTGACGTCATGAATGGCCCCGACGCGAAGCCAGCAACTCAGCCACCCCGGTTCCTCATCCAGTCGGCGGTCTGGAAGAAGCTGCGGTTCAGCCGCTCGCGCAGCGCCGGGTCCACGCCGGTTTCGTGCATGGCCTGGTCCATGCAGGCCAGCCATTCGTCGCGCTCCTGGATGCCGATGGAAAACGGCAGGTGGCGCATGCGCAGACGCGGGTGGCCGAAGCGCTCGACGTAGTAATCGGGCCCACCCAGCCAGCCGCACAGAAACCAGAACAGCTTCTGCCGCGCGTCGTCCAGCGTGCTGCCGTGCGTGCCGCGCACGGCAGCGTAGCCGGGCTCCAGATCCATCAGGTCGTAAAAGCGCTCGACCAGCGCGCGCACGGCCGGTTCGCCGCCCAGGCGCTCGAACGGAGTGACGGACTCGGTTTCTTGATTCAATTCGGGCTCCTGCCCTTGTTCAAAGCCAGTTTTTAGCTACGCAATTTATAGCATT
It includes:
- a CDS encoding acyl-CoA dehydrogenase family protein — encoded protein: MEFDYSPKVKDMQARLLAFMDEHVYPNERVFFEEIAANRAKGNAWVPTKIVEEIKPKARAAGLWNLFLPKSPRAPEGLSNLEYAPLCEIMGRVPWAPEVFNCSAPDTGNMETIERYGSEANKDEWLEPLLKGEIRSAFLMTEPAVASSDATNIECSMRREGDEYVINGRKWWSSGAGDPRCKVYIVMGKTDPEAPRHSQQSMILVPADAKGVTVVRPLSVFGYDDAPHGHMEVVLKDVRVPVGNLLMGEGQGFAIAQGRLGPGRIHHCMRSIGAAERALELMCKRLNQRVAFGKPISTQGVWRERIAEARCMIEQARLLTLKAAYMMDTVGNKVAQAEIAMIKIVAPNMACQIVDWAIQAHGGGGVSDDFPLAYAYAHQRTLRLADGPDEVHRNALAKLELAKHMLNPKEVEMPITRGS
- the ribD gene encoding bifunctional diaminohydroxyphosphoribosylaminopyrimidine deaminase/5-amino-6-(5-phosphoribosylamino)uracil reductase RibD; this translates as MTPHLADTELMTRALALAEEARLICPPNPAVGCVLVGADGSLIGEGHTQPVGQPHAEVMALRDAARRGHTTHGATAYVTLEPCAHHGRTGPCCDALIAAGVARVVAALEDPNPRVAGQGFARLRAAGVVVDVGPGAEAARALNLGFFSRMVRGTPWVRMKAASSLDGRTALPNGVSQWITSGAAREDGHRWRARADAVLTGIGTVLEDDPLLNVRLPQVARQPALVVVDSRLELPPSARLWSAVQRPIHVYAAVDDETRRQALQGLGAEVVTLANPQGKVDLAAMLKDLARREVNEVHVEAGHKLNGSLLREGLVDELLLYQAPKLLGEGAGIAAMGPFTQLSEAVTLEWREVRPVGDDLCLRAVVAGHDRF
- a CDS encoding oxepin-CoA hydrolase, alternative type translates to MAAELRSTFEGSTMVLTISNPEHRNALSPEMYAAGVEALNVAETNPDVRCVVLTGEGEVFCAGGNLQRLLGNRQKPPQVQAQSIEQLHSWVEAIRAFPKPIIAAVEGPAAGAGFSLALACDLIVAARNAVFVMAYSSVALSPDGGGSWSLSHLLPRQLVNELLMGGERIGAQRLHELGVVNRLCDAGQALGTAFEWSGKLAARAPNVMASIKELVGDAASRTLPEQLAAERDHFVKNLHHPNGGIGISAFLNKQTPRYE
- a CDS encoding Crp/Fnr family transcriptional regulator yields the protein MDDPILTMEERTAINSGRWFSSLSPSLRHDILRCAHVKRYQDGDLISSRGDPAEQWIACARGSVRVCSTTLTGKQITLTYVEPGIWFGDVALFDGDRRTHDAYAHGPTTIVVISRTDFQKILTHHPELYEALLKLHARRIRLLFGQVEDLNTLPLRARLAKQLGHLLRSYGTPTGTGDDEVRITLQLAQEELAQLLGASRQRVNQELKTMEREGVLRIEPSGLVVRDRSALQRIAVAEE
- a CDS encoding glutathione S-transferase N-terminal domain-containing protein encodes the protein MIDVYSWPTPNGHKVHIMLEECGLPWRVHAVDIGQGDQFTPDFLAISPNNKIPAIVDHDGPDGAPISLFESGAILLYLAGKTGRFLPADVRGKYDALQWLMFQMGGVGPMLGQAHHFRIYAPERIDYAVNRYTNEARRLYGVMDRQIAHTGAYIAGAEYSVADIAIYPWLRSWQNQGIDWADHPHLKSWFDRVGDRPAVQKGVQVLADRRKPTRTDAEKEVLFGQTQYQRR
- a CDS encoding phosphotransferase, yielding MTQTEQFVGTRPVSEAHAFDVQALSQWLADHLDGFEGPLSVEMFKGGQSNPTYKLITPRQSYVMRAKPGPVAKLLPSAHAIEREFAVMSGLAGTDVPVARMHALCEDESVIGRAFYVMEFVQGRVLWDQTLPGMTHEQRGAIYDEMNRVIAALHKVDYQARGLASYGKPGNYFERQIGRWSKQYLASVTQPIPEMDRLIEWLPTHIPAAARDESLTSIVHGDYRLDNMIFHPTEPRVLAVLDWELSTLGHPLADFSYHCMAWHIPPGAFRGIGGVDVQSLGIPTEGEYIRRYCERTGFATPEALAPDWNFYLAYNMFRIAAILQGIAKRVEAGTASSAQARASGAGARPMAELAWGFAQKA